The following nucleotide sequence is from Bacteroidota bacterium.
TAGAATCACAATCTTTAGTGGTTAATAAATTTGTAATGTACACACCTGTTACATTTACTATAGTTCCATCGGGTAAAGTATAATTTACATCATCACAAATTTCTGCATTCACTGTAACAGCGAAAACGGGATGTACTAAAACAGTTGTGCTTATTGTTGAATCGCAACCAGCTCCTGTAACTAAAGTAACATCATAAACTCCGGAAGTTCCAACGGCAACACCATCCGGTAAAATATATGTTTCTCCATCGCAAATATGTACTGTAGGAGTAATTATTGGTGTTGGATTTACGGACAGGTTAATAGTATAATTTGAATCACAACCTGCAGCAGTTACAAATGCATTAAAATAAGTTCCTGCGGTACTTACCACTGTTCCATCGGGTAAAATATAAGAGGAACCGGTACAAATGGAAGGATTGAGTGTAAATACATAAACAGGATCAATAGTTAATACAGTAGTAATTGTAGAATCGCAACCATGCACGGAATTGAGAATATTTGTGTAAGCTCCTGCTGCAAATACTACTGTTCCGGTAGGTAAAGTATATGAATCACCATCACAAATTGACGCGTTAACAATGGACGTAAAAGTTGGATAAATATTAATTACAAAAGTATTGGATGCATCGGGACAAGCAGTTCCGCTGACAACAAAATTTGTTATGGTATATGTTCCGGGAGTGGAAGCACTCAGGTCAATTACTCCTGTGGTCGCATTAATAATTAATCCAGCGGGTGCTGCGGAAAATGTTCCGAATATTGCACCAACTGCAGCCATGGGTGAAGGATCAGTATCATTTATGCAATAAGATGTGGAAGGATAAGAAAAGTTTGCAAGAACAGGATCAGAAATAATTACGTTCAAGGTATAGATTGCTGTATCTGCATAACAAACATCAGTTATTAATGTATTAGTATATTCGTATTCACCCGGAGTAGAGGCTGAAAGATCGATGATACCCGTTGTGGGGTCAAACACAAGTCCGGCAGGTGTTGCTGTAAATATACCGGGAACTGCGCCATCAGGAAAAAGTGGAACGGGGTCGGGATCAGTACTGCAAAATTCGGCAAATAATCCCAGTGGAAATCCCGGAAAAGCGAAATCAGCCAAAGTATTTGTAAGCAAACTTTTTGCTCTGATAAAAACACCGCTATCGAAAACATTATCGCTTTGATCGGCCACTGCCAGCTTAAGATGATACCATTCACATGGAGTAACTTCTGCTTCTGCAGTTAGTACGGTGGTGAAACCATCGTACTCAATATAATAAGGGTCCGTTCCATAAATTCCTCCTCCTCCAGTACCATTATTAATGTAGTACATCGGAAAATCCAGATTATTTACGTTATTAATTGTTACCGGAATTGACGTACCGGGAATGAGCGCAATATTAGTAGGAGAACCAAATCCGGGACCACTGATCCAAAATGCAAAAACGTCGTTAATTACATTTACATATTCAAGATATTCATCCGACCCAAAAACATAATCAAATTTTAAACTATCTCCCGGAGAAAACACATCAAACTCGAGCACACATGCGTCGAAGGTTGCTCCAACGCCTGGAATTGCCTCTAAATCAGGATCACCCGGCCAACCATTGGCTGTTCCGGTAGATCCGCTATTGTTGGGACCGGTAATATTAATTACACGACCGGAAGTAAGAATAACTCCACTATCAATACCAACATTACAATCCACACAATCAAATTTTCCAAATGCCAGGTTATGGCAATCCATTACAGCATTATCAATAATAACTCCGTCTCCTGCCAAATAAGAAGCGATTTCATCCGCAGTATAGCCTGTGGAAGAAGTTATCTGGCTGAATAAATTTGTTGCCGGTATTGAGACCACCAACAAAAGAACCAATATGTGTTGATTTAATGGACGAAAACTAACCTGCATTTCGATTGTGTTGATCGGTAACAGGGCTAAACAAGGGTATAAATTTACAATAACTTTACGCAGACTTCCAAAAAATAACCTTTACTCATGCAATATTTTATCCACCGTACAATTATCCTTTTTAGTATAGTAGCTACATTTGCTTCCTGTTCAACAACAAATAATGTTATGAAAAAAGTGATATATACACCAAATGCTCCGGCACCGATCGGTCCCTATTCACAAGCTATTGAAGCCAATGGATTTGTTTATGTTTCGGGTCAAATTGCAATAGATCCAGCAACGAATGAACTTTATACCGGGTCGGATATAAAGGTGGAAACCACACAGGTGATGGAAAATTTAAAAGCCATAATTACAGCTGCGGATTGTTCGATGAAAGATGTGGTTAAATGCACCATTTTTTTGAGAGATATGGCGGATTTTGCGGAGGTAAATTCTGTGTACGCAGAATATTTTCCAGAATATGCTCCGGCAAGAGAAACGGTGGCGGTGGTGGGATTGCCGAAGAATGCGAGGGTAGAGATTAGTGCGGTGGTAGGGAGGTGAGGAGTGGGCAGTAGGCAGTTTGTAACATTGGTGATTATTGCTTCGAATTGAAAATCTGATTTTAATTCCAACGAAATTGAAAGCTCCCCTATGGGCTTGGGGGCCTGTGGGCAGTGGCAGTGGGCAGTGGCGGTGGGCAGTTTGTAAGATTGGGAGATTATCCTTCGTAGTGAACCTTTTCTAAATATCCAATAATAATCAAAAAATAAAAAATGATAATCGGATAGACAACCCGGGAGATTATCCTTCGAATCAAATTTTTAAAAGTAATATCGAATAAAGAACAAGGAATAAAGAACATTAAACGGATCGATAACCTGGGAGATTATCCTTCGTAGTGAAACAGGATTAATATCCAATAATAATCAAAAAATAAAAAATGATAATCGGATAGATAGCCCGGAAGATTATCCTTCGAATCAAATTTTTAAAAGTAATATCGAATAAAGAACAAGGAATAAAGAACATTAAGCGGATCGATAGCCCGGAAGATTATCCTTCGTAGTGAAACAGGATTAATATCCAATAATAATCAAAAAATAAAAAATGATTATCGGATAGATAGCCCGGAAGATTATCCTTCGAATCAAATTTTTAAAAGTAATATCGAATAAAGAACAAAGAATGAAGAACATTAAACGGATCGACAACCCGGGAGATTGTTCTTTGTCGTGAACGTTCAATGAAAACGAAAACTTACTCCCCTATGGGGTAGGGGGCCCAAACGATTTAAATATCCAATAATAATCAAAAAATAAAAAATATTAATCGGATCGATAGCCCGGAAGATTATCCTTCGAATCAAACTTTGAAAAATAATATTGAATAAAGAACAAGGAATAAAGAACATTAAACAAATCGACAACCCCGGGAGATTGTTCTTTGTCGTGAACGTTCAATGAAAACGAAAACTTACTCCCCTATGGGGTAGGGGGCCCAAACGATTTAAATATCCAATAATAATCAAAAAATAAAAAATATTAATCGGATCGATAGCCCGGAAGATTATCCTTCGAATCAAACTTTGAAAAATAATATTGAATAAAGAACAAGGAATAAAGAACATTAAACAAATCGACAACCCTGGGAGATTGTTCTTTGTCGTGAACGTTCAATGAAAACGAAAACTTACTCCCCTATGGGGTAGGGGGCCCAAACGATTTAAATATCCAATAATAATCAAAAAATAAAAAATGATAATTGGATCGATAGCCCGGGAAATTATCCTTCGAATCAAACTTTGAAAAATAATATTGAATAAAGAACATGGAATAAAGAACATTAAACAAATCGACAACCCGGGAGATTGTTCTTTGCCGTAAACGTTCAATGTAAACGAAAACTTACTCCCCTATGGGGTAGGGGGCCCAAACGATTTAAATATCCAATAATAATCAAAAAATAAAAAATAATAATCGGATAGACAACCCGGAAGATTATCCTTCGAATCAAACTTTCAAAAGTAATATCGAATAAAGAACATGGAATAAAGAACATTAAACGGATCGATAGCCCGGGAGATTATCCTTCGTAGTGAAACAGGATTAATATCCAATAATAATCAAAAAATAAAAAATGATTATCGGATAGATAGCCCGGAAGATTATCCTTCGAATCAAATTTTTAAAAGTAATATCGAATAAAGAACAAAGAATGAAGAACATTAAACAAATCGACAACCCGGGAGATTGTTCTTTGCCGTAAACGTTTAATGTAAACGAAAACTTACTCCCCTATGGGGTAGGGGGCCCAAACGATTTAAATATCCAATAATAATCAAAAAATAAAAAATGATAATCGGATAGATAGCCCGGGAAATTATCCTTCGAATCAAACTTTGAAAAATAATATTGAATAAAGAACAAAGAATAAAGAACATTAAACGGATCGACAACCCGGGAGATTGTTCTTTGTCGTGAACGTTCAATGAAAACGAAAACTTACTCCCCTATGGGGTAGGGGGCCCAAACGATTTAAATATCCAATAATAATCAAAAAATAAAAAATATTAATCGGATCGATAGCCCGGAAGATTATCCTTCGAATCAAACTTTGAAAAATAATATTGAATAAAGAACAAGGAATAAAGAACATTAAACAGATCGACAACCCGGGAGATTTTCCTCCGTAGTAAACCTGATAAATATCCAATAACAATCAAAAAATAATAATCGGGTCGGCAAACCAGGAGATGATACTCCGAATTACTCTTGACTATTGACTCCTGACTATTGCCTCCTGGCTCCTGACAATTACTTCCAAAAAAAAATGC
It contains:
- a CDS encoding choice-of-anchor L domain-containing protein — its product is MQVSFRPLNQHILVLLLVVSIPATNLFSQITSSTGYTADEIASYLAGDGVIIDNAVMDCHNLAFGKFDCVDCNVGIDSGVILTSGRVINITGPNNSGSTGTANGWPGDPDLEAIPGVGATFDACVLEFDVFSPGDSLKFDYVFGSDEYLEYVNVINDVFAFWISGPGFGSPTNIALIPGTSIPVTINNVNNLDFPMYYINNGTGGGGIYGTDPYYIEYDGFTTVLTAEAEVTPCEWYHLKLAVADQSDNVFDSGVFIRAKSLLTNTLADFAFPGFPLGLFAEFCSTDPDPVPLFPDGAVPGIFTATPAGLVFDPTTGIIDLSASTPGEYEYTNTLITDVCYADTAIYTLNVIISDPVLANFSYPSTSYCINDTDPSPMAAVGAIFGTFSAAPAGLIINATTGVIDLSASTPGTYTITNFVVSGTACPDASNTFVINIYPTFTSIVNASICDGDSYTLPTGTVVFAAGAYTNILNSVHGCDSTITTVLTIDPVYVFTLNPSICTGSSYILPDGTVVSTAGTYFNAFVTAAGCDSNYTINLSVNPTPIITPTVHICDGETYILPDGVAVGTSGVYDVTLVTGAGCDSTISTTVLVHPVFAVTVNAEICDDVNYTLPDGTIVNVTGVYITNLLTTKDCDSIITTNLTVHPTFNTILNPEICIGETYTLPDGAIVSVSGTFNYSYSSVFGCDSFVTVNLTVNPLPVLSWVIDDIFCMEEGFITLTADPAGGIYSGTGTAGDQFVTSLAGVGGPYTLTYDYTDVNGCFNTISVETSVDENYATAWGDTTVYYGEDIILFSDAGGDYTWSPPNGVDCITCPITTILPPYTTDYIITSVDENGCIATDNAFVTVLPDPGNILFVPNTFTPNSDGNNDVFFVFGYNLTLVTKISVFDRWGEMVYLRENISPYDISNGWDGTINGKALNNGVYAYVVEVQFETGQIFSQMGNVTLIR
- a CDS encoding RidA family protein, translating into MKKVIYTPNAPAPIGPYSQAIEANGFVYVSGQIAIDPATNELYTGSDIKVETTQVMENLKAIITAADCSMKDVVKCTIFLRDMADFAEVNSVYAEYFPEYAPARETVAVVGLPKNARVEISAVVGR